ATCCAGATTTGAAGCTAGCCATGCCCCCCttccacccccccccccccccctgttttataaaaaaaacgatatccaatgtatttttttcaagattgcTTACTTCCTGATCGTGCTTAGAGTCTGTGCTGATTGATGATCCTCAGTTGCAAGGTTAAAGATGGTCTGGTTTATAGTATATATAGTGCATAGatcaattcataattaaacaaCATTCCTTCAGACCGGCCGGACAAGAATAAATAGGATGGATTTGAGCTTTTGCTTGGATGTGAGGCTCTTGCTGCTGTCAACAGAAGTCCTATACCACGTTTCGTGAATACCAATGTCCAAGAATAAATTGTGATATAGCAACACCAGGGATGGTTTCCAAAGAATAACCCTGAAGCGAAAAGATTTTAAGAGGAGAAGGCTTACTTGTCGACGGCAAGCCTAGAGGCTCATTCAAGGTTGCAAGTTCATCCACTGCCATCATCAATGAACGGGGAGCCATCCTATGCCCTACTTCACGTGTATATAACTGAAAAGGGACGGCGTTCCACCTCTCTAATCTAAGCATTCTATATTTGAAGTAGATGACATCGAATGacaaattaatgtattttggtTACAGGTGTAGAATTCATTCACCAAGAATCACAAAAACCAGATGTAGATTTGGTGTGGTTAGCTTCCTTATAAATTATGAAAGAACACTGAAAACTACCATAATTGACAACATGACTCAATACTGGCCCATTCATCGATCATGATGGTCCCGATTTCACAAGCAACCGTCGTATAATACAAGGCAGTCAAAATCAAACAAGTGATCAATGATCTTTCCTTGCCACGAAGGGAACAAAACGCTAAAAATCTTTATGGCATTTCGAGAGTGCAGTAGTGATTGTCATAATCAGGTAAATTATTGGTTGAAATGACATTGCCACCAAATTTTTATAGCAAACAATACAACCGATCGGTCCCTCGTAGCTATACCTTTGAAATGCCCTTTAGAAAAGTTTTAGCTTATCTGccattaaatgattaaattcaTTGCTCAAAACAACTTGGGATTCTAGCTAGCTTGCATCATGATGAGAACCCCACTAGATATATAAAATACAGCTTCTTTTTCCAatataaatttctttcaaaaagaaagTATACGGTACTTAACGTGAGCTCCAAAAAACCAAGtggcatttcttttttattcttttttagtgCTGCATTATGAATTAATATTTGTAGCTTTCACTTGCTGAGTTCATATATATCCTTATTAAGATCTTAGCATATAGTGAAACTTCAATCAAACTAATCGGATGGCCAAGATGACAAGGGAAGGGATTGGTCTCCAAATGTAGGGCCACAGATCTACCATAAAGCCTAGTGTTGGAGAGGCAGCCTCGTGGCAAGGTAGTTGGTTTTACTTCAATCCCGCCAACCTTATCAAGCTAGCCAGATGCAAATCACTTTCATTTTGCAACTATCTCAGCTCTGTCACTAAAGGAAGCTAATCCTTGATCGATCACCGTAGATAGGAGAAGAAAGGAAGTGCAAGAAAGTGAAAAGAAATGTCATCCACGTGAAAGAAATCACACACACCCTTTCACcggtttcattttctttcccagGTTTCAAGATTTCATGAAGATTTATATGTTTCACATGGCaagaaatcaatttaatttaaaaatttaagttgttaaatgaaatataatatatgatttatattattttttaatttttatattatttttcttggtatcAGAGTAGATTGATCATGTCTTGCTATAAATATTAGTACTTTCTGTTTTGGTGAGCGACTTTATGTCGTCCATCCGACCACTTTAAAGCACATTGTTTTCAATCTTATTCATTAtctactatatattttatttaatattatttttcaataatacaTCAACTTATGAAATTAATCTCGAGATCATATGGATGATcaaatgatatcaaaaaaaaaggtgtaaaaTGACAAAATCTAAGAAGAGAATTGAGATCCtacatcaagaaaaaaacataaaaaaaaaacaagaaagacttagtacaagttgataagtTCTTACACAAGAGATAAGACGGTACAAAAGAGATCAcccattaaaaaagagagagagagagatctttctcaagaagaaaatgaaaaatagctAAAGAgtcatgataaaaatataaaaaaaaagtatcagtCTGATGAAtagtaaatcaaaatagaatGATCACTTGTAAAGTTAAATCTTGAAAAGAGATGTTTTGCTAGACAAATATGACAACAACtttaaaagaaggaaaatagctaaaaatagctatgtttagaagaaaaaaatacaattgttGAAGATAAGTAGATGAGGCTACAATAGAAATAGAAGTGATATATATCaaactcataaaaattaaaattatcacaaGTTTGAGGGGGCTTGTTAAGGAAATAATCAAggtaaatcttttttattattttctaattaataaaagaaagagattaaggaattgaacaaaaaaaatatcaaagaatcatctcaacctaaaagtttaacCTGTCAGATGAAAccctaagatataatttatattattctctaactcactccctcaagtgaaagccattTAGGTTATTAGAATCAACCCGATTCAtggattttttgaattaatccATAAGTCAACAGTTCAACCTAAATCTATCTCAAAACAATATTGGATTAAgttgttaaaaaaacactaagcaacataaattttaaaaaataataataaataaataaagcaatgTTTTCtagacaaaaatatttaaacaaaattctTGAAATTGACCTAGCTGGATTTGACCCAAGTTTTGTTAGGATCAACTCATGAGTTGCTAATGAACTTTTACCGAGTCATCCTGATTTGGCTAAGTTATTGGGTCAACTCTTCGAGTTAGGTTGAATCTAATTATTATGCTTTCTAAAATTAGAGAGAGTGcagctgaaaaaaaaattatgattaaaagatttaataagTTTAAAATGGCCCTCCATTAATTTaaatgactttatttttatgtaaaaccaaaataaatatagtAATTAACTAGTTTGTATATTCGTGTTGTTGAGATAAACAAACATATTGAGGTCTCAATGAttgacattgttattaaactcaaaaatACAgtcattttgagtttttttgcatcaagatttattttcttataaagtaCCTCTTGTTTATTGCAGTGAAAGCAATGTTTTTAActgaaataattgtttttgttaaaaaaaatattttataattcttaCATCAAGTTaacacaaaatatcaaaatagtatattcatattttatgtgtaattaaaagttaaaaaatcataaatatgataaaattatattcaagatctatctaaaaattttaagaataaaaaaacatttgaatcaagttttgaagaaaaattattattagtattattatttttatatcatatacataataattaaaaaataatttattaaattttaaataaaatttataatagcaTTTAAgaatcatgtaaaaaataaaaagtgagtgaacctaatatatttttgtgaagTGCCAagagaaaaacccaaaaaaaaaaaaaaaaggatcaaaagtCTAGTACAGGGCTCACCGGCTCACTAGCCTAGCctagcctttattttttttgtttttactaagATGATAGAGAagctcttatttaaaaaaaaataaacaacatctcaaatattattttaaaagaaataatgtttTCCCTAGCTTTCAAACCCATGATCTATAGGTTTAGATACGCACACTGACTAACTGAACTATTACGTATAATAGTTAtcatataaattgaataaatatattaaattattttaaaatttacatgaaCAGTGAAACACAGTAAAGAATCGGTTGTTTTAAAGTTGCAGGTAATTCATATCGGCACCAAGCATTTACCTTAACAGTATAGATCAGCGACGGTCACATCTCCTTAATTAGATCAAAGTATGGTTGTCATGAGTGGTTCGTTTGTATTTAAAAATCCTGCCCCAAGGAAAATATCCAAGTAGAAAAAATCCAGTGAGAGATTATCAAATTCACAGTCACCTATGACAAGGACGACAATGGCAATTAAAACTAATGAGAAATTTGTCGATTCAATCAAAATCACTGTTCTTTCCTAGTAGAAGTTGAAAAATTAAACTCGGACAGCTTGTTCTGGTAGctaacttaaaatatatattatcctTGGCGAGAAAGAAACATTATTATcagattaaaagaaatttggagGACATCTTCTTTGACAAAGTTCAgacaacacaaaaacaaaagaaatgattAAAGTGAATCTGTTATTCTTAATACGGTGagctatgaaaattttattttcatggctCCACTCTACCCTTTTCTGTTCTATAAATACCTCTTTCTTCCCCATCACCCACCACATATacctccctttctctctctctcattgaGCACAAAAATGGAAGCAGGTCCACCATTGACAGCCAAGAAAGCGTGCAACATGCTACGTTTAATCTTCTTGATGATGCAGAAGGGTATGTTAAAGAGCAAGCTCATGCTTGATCTCCATTTCTTGATGAAACGAGGCAAGATCCTAAGGAAAGCCTTGAACGACATCATGGTCCAACAACACAACACTCTGAGTTGCATTTCACATGATGTTCACATGTCATTCATATCTCCTAGAGAGTATGAGTTCAGCTGCAGCGGCAGCCCTGCTTATAAATTCTACAGCTACAAGCAGCCTTATTACCAAGCCAAGAGGCGGAAACTCCACGCTCACTACAAACACACGCGGATCCACGCGCCATCACTTGGCGGTGATGATATGGCGTCGGGTAGCTGCGGCGGTGATGTGGCAGTTGAGGCATCGCCTTTGGTGGGCTCAGCTGGGTGGTTCGGGACGTGGAGCCCGATGGTTAGACAAGTGAGAATAACCGACTCGCCATTCACGATGAGGGATGCTGACGAGGATTGCCAGGTGGACAAGGAGGCTGAGGAGTTTATAGAGATGTTTTACAAGGAATTAAGGTTGCAGAAGGGGATGGCTGCTCGGTAAGCGGCAGTTCAGTAAACGTGGCACGTGTGGGGCCACCTGTAAGAGAAGTCCAGTTTCTGGCTTGTTTCAGGTGATAGGGCGGTCAATGCATGAATTTTTAGTTTCTGTAATTTGCTTATTGTACATTTGGGATGAGCTTTcgccctttttttcttttctttttttccttgtagtttGTTCGTGCTCCGCTCACCGTACGTGTCACctctatatatatgtatgtatattctCCAAGCAGAAAATTAAGAAGTTTGTTGatgggtttttaatttgattgtgtttttgttgtttttgaggATCTTTATCGGTTGTTAGAAGATTTAATCAGGCTTGACTTAAAGATATTAAGTTCTAGTGCTTGTAATGATGGATTGGTCCTACTCGTTTGTTGTGCTTATCCTTTAAAAGTGcttttatctaattaattattgaatctcgaattataagcaaaagaaagaaaattaaaaaaaacaaataaatatgacTGTATTTTGTATGTCAAGAGTTTGAAGGGGGGAAAAATATTAGGAGTCTAGTTTGAGTCCCACGGCTCGTGGAtagaaaattcttttaaataagagtccattgtttgtcttttttttttgttaggcaAAAGAAatcatagttaaaaaaaaggaaaaagaaaaagaaagagttaatttgtgtttgtttttttatgtgatttggttttacttattaattataaagaaCGCTAAAAGGTATAGGGTTTTAAGTGTAATTCTAGACACAAATTAATGTGGATTGCGACATAAAAATTTACATGGATATGTTATGTAATTAAGAGAACTATAGGGggcattttagtattttttacattgtatttttttatttttttaattgaaaaactgtTGGCGCGTATTCCACACTCCCCGTCAAGTGGGTGGCGCCCGCACCATTAAGAAGGTGAGTGAGACGATTCTCAGTGGCCAAATCTAGTCATCCGTCGTATAACTAGATGCGCATACATATCATGGTTAGATTGCCGCTGATGGTCGATtatttgcattttttctttcttttctctctcctgacAACTAAAATGCACAATTGTTCtctatttgtttgtgtttgcttGGATCTGGCATGGGTTGTCAAACCAAAGCACCTTGGGTCTAGAAAACACACCAGACTTCTAGACCCAAGCTATTTGGGTCTGGCAACCATGTTTGACGTCAAACCTAAGAGCGGTTGGCAACCATGTTTGGTGTCAAACCCAAGCGCGGGTCTAGCATGGTTGCTAAACCTAGGCACGGGTTTGGCATGGTTGCCAGCCTCATGAAAACCCTATGCAAATATGTTGCGGACTAAGACACACTCCACTGTAGACTTGTACAGTGAATTTTTCAAGCTCTGAAGGCTTAAGATGGGGTTAATGTTATCTTTTCACATAaagttaaattttcattttgcctattggttgaaaaaattaaaaccctagTTTTCAGtgtatttcatatttttcatagacTCATTGGGTATTAAACGTTTCAGCGGGGATATGATagtttttaatgattatttgtatagtaaaaatattattctatccCCAAGGTTAACAAAATTAAGACTTATTGTCTAGGAGTTTTTTTACCTTTCACACATTGTTACATCATTTTATTCCCTGTTTGCTGGCAACCATGTTTAGTGCTAGACCTAGGCATGGTATAGCAACCATGCATGGTTGCTAAATCCAAGAAAAATGGGTTTGGCATGTCTGTTAGACTTAAGGCGCTTGGATCTCGCAGCCTTGTCAGACTTAAGCGTTTTGGATCTGACAATCATGTCAAGTTTAAACAACTTTTGTAGCTTTGTTTAGTTATGTCTACGCTCAGATCCATgcctatttaattttatatatatatacatggattAGGTGTGGTGCTTATCATAATCTGAACAGATGATATTAAAATGTTGAgacttataaatatttttattttttatataaaaaaattctaaactatcattgaagtatCTTTAACAAAAATCCAAGTttagaaattattaataaacaacaaatcatcacaaaaattaacctaacattttagatctaaaaattcaaatcatatctTTCTATTGAAAtggttcattttttatatttatgaatttgctATTGCTTCAGTAgaaatttcatctttctttttctctcttcttttttactctttttttataaacttttattttttttatttttttaatcaaactcaGTGCATAAGAGCGTTCATTTAATGGATggttatttgtgatttttcaccGATGACAACATTATTTTACATTTGTTAACAACACTGGACTATATGTGTTTAGTTTCATTAtacaatttatttagttttttaagtgTTTCTTCTGCCCCATTCTATGACATCTATTACTATATGAAAGAGTTCATCATTGCATCGCACATTGTTAGGAAGAAAAGACATACAACCCTTTTGAATGGAAGACTTGACGAATCTGGAAGAAAAGATATGGTTGTTAGACCCAAACGTATAGGTCCAGACCCGAGCTCCTTAGGTCTGGCAAACCAATTTGCTTATCCTGAGGTGCTTGCGTCTACCACCATATTAGACCTAATTTGCTTAGGTTTGTCAGTTTTCAAACCCAAAGCACTTAAAAATTCTCTGggcatttaatatttttttacatttaaaaaaatatgatactgACCCGCTACAGAGCGCGAACCAATATACTAGTTATAAACTGAAAAATGAAAGGGTTTTGTTTCCCCCTCCTCACAAagctttgcttcttcttttttcattcaatttttttttaattttatcctttaatagtatatttattttttaatgagttaTTACAATctcatgatatttattttttatgttgtcttttaattaaaaaatttaaatattggatCCAACAGGAGCGAttggaaattgaattttataatttattttgttttgctttttatggggTTTTCTCAGTTTCATAATCAAAGTTAcgaatttgataggttaactcaaattaaattaggtcaatttttttatgagtttatcaGAGTTTAATGTGCCACTCCTATTCAAGCCATCGAAGCAAGcatctcaaatatatatatatatatatatatatatatatatatatatatatatatatatatatatatatatatttgttagcTTAGGCTTTCAAAGAGGTAGGTCTCACATGATTTGTAAATGTGTTGATTGTGAGTCtcacatctaattaaaataatttatctgtGAAGGTGTGAAGGAGTTATGATTAATAAATAGTAAGaaagtttttcttataaatatatcaatttaagtATGAATGACCAGtataatacattaataaaaatattatttttcatatacaaaagatataaaaaaatagtaaaattaatcatttcctatgatgatattttgaatcaacttatattttaactaagactaaatataaaatatactaaaagcTATTTTTCaccttaatttaatatatttaaatgaattaatttctataaatattatgatttgaatttataaaatcaagaaaaaaatcaaactcattAAGCCAACACCttaaagttaaaatatatatacaaatccATATAGTCAAGATGCAtcgaatataataatatatcgAAACATGTAGTGTGATGTTGACTGTGGAACTAAAAGATGTCTCTTTGTCAGGACTTTGAATTCGCCGTATAATTTGATGGGTTGCATGCGAGATCATGGAATAAGCAtaaggaaagaagaaagaaattgcaTAGGCATGGAGTTTTCCATGCATGCCACCTTCTTGGAAAATCCAAATGACATGATCACCctgaaaaaacaacattttcaaaAGAGAATGGAATTATTTGGTAAGAAAAGTCATCAATTACCAAATTAATTCAAGATGACTTGCTTTGAGATTGGACCAACATGTTTGGAATTTTGCTTctgtaaaaaatattgaaattctCCAAAGTCACCTCTCCAAACCCTACTTTATACTTTAGAATCTTACAAGTGAGGGCAACTCTAAATCATAAGAACAAAATCATTATCAATTCTGAATTGAAATTTCAAA
The Populus nigra chromosome 3, ddPopNigr1.1, whole genome shotgun sequence genome window above contains:
- the LOC133688472 gene encoding uncharacterized protein LOC133688472 translates to MAPLYPFLFYKYLFLPHHPPHIPPFLSLSLSTKMEAGPPLTAKKACNMLRLIFLMMQKGMLKSKLMLDLHFLMKRGKILRKALNDIMVQQHNTLSCISHDVHMSFISPREYEFSCSGSPAYKFYSYKQPYYQAKRRKLHAHYKHTRIHAPSLGGDDMASGSCGGDVAVEASPLVGSAGWFGTWSPMVRQVRITDSPFTMRDADEDCQVDKEAEEFIEMFYKELRLQKGMAAR